From Pseudomonas sp. FP2335, the proteins below share one genomic window:
- a CDS encoding HlyD family type I secretion periplasmic adaptor subunit: MLLKSGPGRWKDVIFRYFKGSASLDGQPLPEVEKALIDDAPRIVRLTIWGVIGFFVFLLLWAHFAIIDEVTKGEGKAIPSSRIQKIQNLEGGIVAQIYVHEGQIVEAGAPLIRLDDTRFASNVGETEAERVSMELRVERLSAEVDDRPLKITDAARKAVPNQVSSEESLYASRRQQLADEVGGLQQQLLQRQQELREFSSKQEQYRNSLNLLRQEIGMSEPLVAQGAISPVEVLRLKRSEVETRGMLDGTTLAIPRAQAAINEVQRKIDETRGKFRSEALAQLNEARTLLSKAQATSKGLEDRVSRTMVTSPVRGIVKQMLVNTVGGVIQPGSDMAEVVPLDDTILVEAKIRPQDIAFLHPGQEAMIKFTAYDYTIYGGLKGKLEQIGADTVMDEEKKNTFYIIKLRTDRSHLGTDEKPLLIIPGMVASVDIITGKKSILSYLLKPIIKSRAEAMHER; the protein is encoded by the coding sequence GTGTTGCTTAAGTCCGGCCCAGGCCGTTGGAAAGATGTGATCTTCCGCTACTTCAAGGGCAGCGCCTCGCTTGATGGCCAGCCCCTGCCCGAAGTCGAAAAAGCCCTGATCGACGACGCCCCGCGCATCGTGCGCCTGACCATCTGGGGCGTGATCGGCTTTTTCGTGTTCCTGCTGCTGTGGGCCCACTTCGCGATCATCGACGAAGTGACCAAGGGCGAAGGCAAGGCGATTCCGTCCTCGCGCATCCAGAAGATCCAGAACCTGGAGGGCGGCATCGTCGCCCAGATCTACGTGCACGAAGGCCAGATCGTCGAAGCCGGCGCGCCGCTGATCCGCCTGGACGACACGCGCTTTGCCTCCAACGTCGGCGAAACCGAAGCCGAACGCGTATCCATGGAGCTGCGTGTGGAACGTCTCAGCGCGGAAGTCGACGACCGCCCGCTGAAGATCACCGACGCCGCGCGCAAGGCCGTGCCCAATCAGGTGTCGAGCGAAGAATCGCTGTACGCCAGCCGCCGCCAGCAACTGGCCGATGAAGTGGGCGGGCTGCAACAACAGCTGCTGCAACGCCAGCAGGAGCTACGCGAGTTCAGCTCCAAGCAGGAACAGTACCGCAACAGCCTGAACCTGCTGCGCCAGGAAATCGGCATGTCCGAACCGCTGGTCGCACAGGGCGCAATTTCTCCGGTAGAAGTCCTGCGCCTCAAGCGCTCGGAAGTTGAAACCCGCGGCATGCTCGACGGCACCACCCTGGCCATCCCCCGTGCCCAGGCGGCGATCAACGAAGTGCAACGCAAAATCGACGAAACCCGCGGCAAATTCCGCAGCGAGGCCCTCGCCCAACTGAACGAAGCGCGCACCCTGCTGAGCAAGGCGCAAGCCACCTCCAAGGGCCTGGAAGACCGCGTCAGCCGCACCATGGTCACCTCGCCCGTGCGCGGCATCGTCAAGCAGATGCTGGTCAACACCGTCGGCGGCGTGATCCAGCCTGGCAGCGACATGGCCGAAGTGGTCCCGCTGGACGACACGATCCTGGTAGAAGCAAAAATCCGCCCGCAAGACATCGCCTTCCTGCACCCCGGCCAGGAAGCCATGATCAAATTCACCGCCTACGACTACACCATCTACGGTGGCCTCAAAGGCAAACTCGAACAGATCGGCGCCGACACCGTGATGGACGAAGAGAAGAAAAACACCTTCTACATCATCAAACTGCGCACCGACCGCAGCCACCTGGGCACGGACGAGAAGCCACTGCTGATCATCCCCGGCATGGTGGCCTCGGTGGACATCATCACCGGCAAGAAGAGCATCTTGAGCTACCTGCTCAAACCGATCATCAAGTCCCGGGCCGAGGCGATGCACGAGCGGTGA
- a CDS encoding integrase domain-containing protein: MALLGRHNGRNFGYGRQLSYAGPQALKDMFGGGHYGTVKAHSDRWQAFVRWCRSDDGPGYNDARQIDRQTLLAYAVYLHSLVERGDLAIATAQNRLSSVNRTMAALRGDQYVKVPSPRKTLGMQRTSVRTAAPQGQDRDQVACIVEALREQYPRAAAIAQLARTTGMRLREAILADLPRLKREANHLGRINIQDGTKGGRGGARAPRWINVDEHIRAALRYAEQIAPNGSRNLLAHNESYLDFQRSVVRPAREILHGQNLKGFHEMRAAYACERYMQITNYKAPINGGNCSWTDPDLDQVARLQISHELGHGRIDVVSAYIGGRA; this comes from the coding sequence ATGGCACTATTAGGTAGACACAACGGACGCAACTTCGGCTATGGCCGGCAACTGAGCTACGCCGGGCCGCAGGCGTTGAAAGACATGTTTGGCGGCGGCCATTACGGCACAGTCAAAGCGCACAGCGATCGCTGGCAGGCTTTCGTCCGCTGGTGTCGATCGGACGATGGGCCAGGGTACAACGATGCGCGACAGATTGATCGGCAAACCTTGTTGGCTTATGCAGTGTACCTCCACAGCTTGGTCGAGCGCGGTGACCTAGCCATCGCCACCGCGCAGAACCGATTGTCCAGCGTTAACCGGACGATGGCTGCGCTTCGCGGTGATCAGTACGTAAAAGTGCCGAGCCCACGCAAGACGTTGGGAATGCAGCGGACCTCCGTTCGGACAGCGGCTCCCCAAGGCCAAGATCGCGACCAGGTGGCATGTATCGTCGAAGCACTTCGCGAACAATACCCTCGTGCAGCCGCCATAGCCCAATTAGCCCGCACCACCGGTATGCGTTTACGCGAAGCCATATTGGCCGATCTGCCGCGCCTAAAACGCGAAGCCAATCACCTCGGCAGGATCAACATCCAAGACGGCACTAAAGGCGGCCGCGGAGGAGCCAGAGCGCCACGATGGATTAATGTGGATGAGCATATTCGCGCCGCACTGAGGTATGCGGAACAGATAGCACCCAACGGTAGTCGGAATCTACTCGCACATAACGAAAGCTATCTCGATTTCCAACGGAGTGTTGTGCGCCCAGCTCGAGAGATTCTCCATGGGCAAAACCTGAAGGGCTTTCATGAAATGCGTGCAGCGTACGCCTGCGAACGCTATATGCAGATCACGAATTACAAAGCGCCCATCAACGGTGGCAATTGCTCTTGGACAGATCCAGACCTTGATCAGGTGGCACGCTTACAAATCAGCCACGAACTCGGGCACGGTCGAATCGACGTGGTATCAGCCTATATTGGTGGTCGAGCATGA
- a CDS encoding TolC family outer membrane protein: MRLHLFKAVPFALAASFVQAQTLPEAMQDAVKNHPEIQAAINARIAADYQVREAQGGYLPKVDLLGGYGRESSDNTTTRANSNSHDWKNLNRGESTIRLQQNLFQGFGTINEVGRQQATANSRGYALLNTSERTALTVAQVYLDVLTRREMVQLAEDNLKSHERIFDQIKLRTSRGVGRMADMDQAEARLAQAQNNLITEQTNLADANTNFLSVVGKEPDQLERPTGVVTELPASLEEARRQMVADSPVLRSAESDIAAAEKQYEAAKSTFYPRFDAVLQRSANNNIGGQEGHENGYSAMLNMQFNLFNGGSDKASLQSKASQASQALDIRNNALRQLNEELGLAWNAYNNATQQVPIAQQYVDRSTKVRTSYQQQFSLGERTLLDLLDSENELFTAQQRLAQIKSLQTYTQYRIKADMGQLLRSQGVVAPMASVVQNDLKPSVNLPGMN; this comes from the coding sequence ATGCGTTTGCACCTTTTTAAAGCTGTGCCGTTTGCTTTAGCCGCCAGTTTCGTCCAGGCCCAAACCCTGCCTGAAGCCATGCAAGATGCGGTGAAAAATCACCCGGAGATTCAGGCAGCTATTAATGCACGCATTGCTGCCGACTATCAGGTACGCGAAGCCCAGGGCGGCTACCTGCCTAAAGTCGACCTGTTGGGCGGCTATGGCCGTGAAAGCTCCGACAACACCACGACGCGCGCCAACAGCAACAGCCATGATTGGAAGAACCTGAACCGCGGCGAGTCGACCATTCGCCTGCAACAAAATTTGTTCCAGGGCTTTGGCACCATCAATGAAGTCGGCCGCCAACAAGCCACCGCCAACTCCCGTGGTTATGCGCTGCTCAACACCTCCGAGCGCACCGCGCTGACCGTTGCCCAGGTTTATCTGGATGTCTTGACCCGTCGCGAGATGGTGCAACTGGCAGAAGACAACCTGAAGAGCCACGAACGTATTTTTGACCAGATCAAACTGCGCACCAGCCGTGGCGTCGGAAGAATGGCGGACATGGACCAGGCCGAAGCCCGTCTGGCTCAAGCGCAAAACAACCTGATCACCGAGCAGACCAACCTGGCTGACGCAAACACCAACTTCCTCAGTGTTGTCGGCAAGGAACCGGACCAGCTTGAAAGGCCTACAGGCGTGGTGACCGAATTGCCGGCCAGCCTGGAAGAAGCACGCCGCCAGATGGTTGCCGACAGCCCGGTATTGCGCTCGGCCGAATCGGACATCGCCGCTGCGGAGAAGCAGTACGAAGCCGCCAAGTCGACCTTCTACCCACGTTTTGATGCGGTGCTGCAGCGTTCGGCCAACAACAACATCGGCGGCCAGGAAGGTCATGAAAATGGCTACTCCGCGATGCTGAACATGCAGTTCAACCTGTTCAACGGCGGCAGCGACAAGGCCAGCCTGCAATCGAAGGCGTCCCAGGCCAGCCAGGCACTGGACATCCGCAACAACGCCCTGCGCCAGCTGAACGAAGAGCTGGGCCTGGCGTGGAACGCCTACAACAACGCCACCCAGCAAGTGCCGATCGCGCAGCAGTATGTTGACCGCAGCACCAAAGTACGGACCTCGTACCAGCAGCAGTTCAGCCTCGGTGAGCGTACACTGCTCGACTTGCTCGACAGCGAGAACGAATTGTTCACCGCCCAGCAGCGCTTGGCACAGATCAAAAGCCTGCAAACTTACACGCAGTACCGTATCAAGGCCGACATGGGCCAACTGCTGAGAAGTCAGGGCGTGGTGGCTCCGATGGCATCAGTTGTGCAAAACGATCTTAAACCGTCGGTAAACCTGCCAGGGATGAACTGA
- a CDS encoding type I secretion system permease/ATPase, with translation MDPEIGVAQLNHDPRTQHDDPLLDGLLALCSLHYKPASRAMLTTGLPLAGQRMSADLLPRAAARAGLQGRLLQRKLEQIPSIALPALLLLKEGRSAVLLGWEGDTARLLLSESDGGEVQVSREVLSQDYSGRVFFAQPQHKFDVTSGTLIPRARSWFKDTLKRSRWLYADAIAASLVINLIALAAPLFVMNVYDRVVPNQATATLWVLAIGICGAYLFDLLLKSMRSLCLDLAGKKTDLIISATLFERIVGMSMKMRPARVGSYASNIHEFQGMRDFLTSLTLASLIDLPFTLIILAVIALLGGHLVWIPIVAFPLALGIGHFLQKPLTATLERTMALGAERQSSLIETLAGLDAVKVNNAESERQYQWEQTIGTLSRLELRVKVLSGLAMNITLLIQQLAGVAMIIFGVYQIIDGTLSMGGLVACYMLSGRALGPLAQLSGLLTRYQQAKVTMVSVDQMMELPQERNFDERPLSRKTLQGAMTFRDVNFTYPDQQNQALHGINLNVRPGEKIGIIGRSGSGKSSLAKLLVGLYQPDSGSLLVDGVDIRQIDVSELRHNIGYVAQDIQLLAGTLRDNLVSGARYVDDEMVLQAAELAGVHEFARLHPQGYELQVGERGQNLSGGQRQNVALARALLLNPPILLLDEPTSAMDNTGEERLKQRLQAVIENKTVILVTHRASLLSLVDRLLVIDRGQILADGPKAAVMEALKKGQISVA, from the coding sequence TTGGATCCTGAAATTGGTGTGGCGCAACTCAACCATGACCCGCGCACTCAGCACGACGACCCATTGCTAGATGGGTTGTTGGCTCTCTGCTCCCTGCATTACAAGCCCGCCAGCCGGGCCATGCTGACCACTGGCCTGCCTCTGGCAGGCCAACGCATGAGCGCCGATCTGCTGCCGCGTGCAGCAGCCCGGGCGGGTTTGCAGGGGCGGTTGCTACAGCGCAAGCTGGAGCAGATCCCGTCCATCGCCTTGCCGGCCTTGCTGCTATTAAAGGAAGGCCGCAGTGCGGTGCTGTTGGGTTGGGAGGGTGATACCGCCCGCCTGCTGCTCAGCGAAAGCGACGGCGGTGAGGTGCAAGTCAGCCGAGAAGTGCTGAGCCAGGATTACAGTGGTCGGGTGTTCTTCGCCCAGCCACAGCACAAATTTGACGTCACCAGCGGCACCCTGATTCCACGCGCACGCTCGTGGTTCAAAGACACCCTCAAACGTTCACGCTGGCTGTACGCCGACGCCATCGCCGCAAGCCTGGTGATCAACCTGATCGCCCTGGCCGCGCCGTTGTTCGTGATGAACGTGTATGACCGCGTCGTACCGAACCAGGCCACCGCCACCTTGTGGGTACTGGCCATCGGTATCTGCGGCGCCTACCTGTTCGACCTGCTGCTCAAGAGCATGCGCAGCCTGTGCCTGGACCTGGCGGGCAAGAAAACCGACCTGATCATCTCCGCGACGCTGTTCGAACGCATCGTCGGCATGTCGATGAAAATGCGCCCGGCGCGCGTCGGCAGCTATGCGTCCAACATCCACGAGTTCCAGGGGATGCGTGACTTCCTCACGTCCCTGACCCTCGCCAGCCTGATCGATTTGCCCTTTACCCTGATCATCCTCGCGGTGATCGCGCTGCTGGGCGGCCACCTGGTGTGGATTCCCATCGTCGCCTTCCCGCTGGCCCTGGGCATCGGGCACTTCCTGCAAAAACCGTTGACCGCGACACTTGAACGCACCATGGCCCTGGGCGCCGAGCGCCAGTCGAGCCTGATCGAAACCCTCGCCGGGCTGGATGCGGTGAAGGTCAACAACGCCGAAAGCGAGCGCCAGTACCAGTGGGAACAAACCATTGGCACCCTCAGCCGCCTGGAACTGCGGGTCAAGGTGCTGTCCGGCCTGGCGATGAACATCACGCTGCTGATCCAACAACTGGCCGGCGTGGCGATGATCATCTTTGGTGTGTACCAGATCATCGACGGCACCCTCAGCATGGGCGGCCTGGTGGCCTGCTACATGCTCAGCGGCCGTGCACTCGGCCCGCTGGCCCAGCTGTCGGGCCTGTTGACGCGCTACCAGCAAGCCAAGGTGACGATGGTCTCGGTGGACCAGATGATGGAACTGCCGCAGGAACGCAACTTCGACGAACGCCCCCTCAGCCGTAAAACGCTGCAAGGCGCGATGACCTTCCGCGACGTCAATTTCACCTACCCGGACCAGCAGAACCAGGCCCTGCACGGGATCAACCTGAACGTTCGTCCCGGTGAAAAAATCGGCATCATCGGCCGCAGCGGTTCGGGCAAAAGCTCGCTGGCCAAGCTGCTGGTGGGCCTGTACCAGCCGGACTCCGGCTCGTTGCTGGTGGACGGCGTAGACATCCGCCAGATCGACGTCAGCGAATTGCGCCACAACATCGGCTACGTCGCCCAGGACATCCAGCTGCTGGCCGGTACCCTGCGTGACAACCTGGTCTCGGGTGCGCGCTACGTGGACGACGAAATGGTGCTGCAAGCCGCCGAACTGGCCGGCGTGCACGAGTTCGCCAGGCTGCACCCGCAAGGCTATGAGTTGCAGGTGGGCGAGCGTGGGCAGAACCTCTCCGGCGGTCAACGCCAGAACGTCGCCCTGGCCCGTGCGCTGCTGCTGAACCCACCGATCCTGCTGCTCGACGAACCGACCAGCGCCATGGACAACACTGGCGAAGAGCGCCTGAAACAGCGCTTGCAAGCCGTCATCGAAAACAAGACGGTGATTCTGGTCACCCACCGCGCCTCGCTGTTGAGCCTGGTGGATCGCCTGCTGGTGATCGACCGTGGCCAGATACTCGCGGACGGTCCAAAAGCGGCCGTTATGGAAGCGCTGAAAAAGGGGCAGATCAGTGTTGCTTAA
- a CDS encoding DUF6124 family protein encodes MFKVTPNPPQAPIDTKLHAAAQRAIDHYLPPSDGAEPAARPGGNLFSVSPGVDTETLLTNAAETLSSANEMVSNLAFELEGSQRAVALGIQQLIELSSMLADRALEQIAPAAS; translated from the coding sequence ATGTTCAAGGTCACACCCAACCCGCCTCAAGCCCCAATCGACACCAAGCTTCATGCCGCTGCGCAGCGGGCGATTGATCATTACTTGCCCCCATCAGACGGCGCAGAACCTGCGGCGCGTCCAGGCGGTAATCTGTTCTCCGTTTCGCCCGGCGTTGATACCGAAACACTGCTTACTAATGCCGCAGAAACCCTCTCATCAGCCAACGAGATGGTCTCTAATCTGGCATTTGAACTGGAAGGATCACAAAGGGCTGTGGCATTGGGGATTCAGCAACTGATCGAGTTGAGTTCAATGCTGGCAGATCGAGCGTTGGAACAAATTGCGCCCGCAGCCAGTTAA